DNA from Vicia villosa cultivar HV-30 ecotype Madison, WI unplaced genomic scaffold, Vvil1.0 ctg.005638F_1_1, whole genome shotgun sequence:
AATAGTGTATGTTGGTGAAATTATGCATCACTTTCCCAATACCATAAGAAACAATAGAATTGACTAGCAAGTCTActctaataaaataattatttcctttctctaatttaaaaaatttaacttaaaaaaaaaaagtaatgtcCTCAAATTTTAGGCAAGCGTAACATACACGGATTCAAAAGATTTTgtctattttcaaatttttttacctAAATTTTcaaatacataataataaaaccTAAATACACTCATTCACAAAAGTAGTACAATAAATAAACGGGTGTGTACAACACggaaaatacaaaaagaaaaagtagAGTTACTTGTAAGTCTTCTTAATAAGTCAAGTCATTTTGTCTCttttttaaattcattaaataatAAAAGGCAAAATACTTTTTGTCCTATATTTTATCCTCagagttcattttggtcccttaattttataAAGTTTCATATTAGTcttttaactcttcaaaaggtgtaattttagtcctttttgtcatattagcgaccaatttagcgaccaatttttcagttttttcgtcgctaatatgacaaaaaagaCTAAAATGACATCTTTTAAAAAGTTATGGGACCAAtataaaactttttaaaattaaggaccaaaataataaatttaatttttcaaaataatgaTATCCCCAAGTTTGAGATAAACTATATATAATGCTATATTGAAAATATATCAggggataaaaaataaaaattttatattgaaaacataaattaaaaaagaaaactatttttataactatatttttaaattaaatttcttAATATAAGGGAATTAATGTCGGCTAtaatttacaatatttttaatttaagttaatatAGCGTATGTGGGTGAAATTATGTAGAACTTTAATTTTCCAATTCCATAAGAAACAATAGAGTTGACTAGCAAGTCTACTCTAATCAAGTGTTATTTCCTatctctaattttaaaaaatatttaacttttcAAAGAGATAATATCCTCAAATTTGAGATAAGCGTAACATACACGGATTCAAAGGATCTTGTCTATTTAAACGGCCAAATAATCTCATTTTCTATAAACCTGTGAAGATGAAAATGAAGAGGCTATTAGTATGTGTGTTTGTTTTAGTAGAAGTActaatgtgttgtgaatgttgttggaagcaagagagaGATGCTCTTATTTCTCTAAAGAATAATGCTATACTTACACCCCAAtcttacaccaatacttacaccaaacactgttcatcgtatttatacggtgaacagtgtttttttaaataaaataataatatttataaaaaatattttttatttttaaaattatggacgacactgttcatgtaaagacgtgcattaaccaacttcattactgcattaaccaagtttttacactgcattaaccaagtttggtgactgctaaaaatcaattttaatacctggatgttgcattaaccaacttcattactgcattaaccaagtttttacactgcattaaccaaatttgagtaatgctattcttacacctaTGAACAGTACTTTTCAGTAGTcattaaatttggttaatgcagtgtaaaaacttggttaatgcagtaatgaagttggttaatgcaacatccaggtattaaaaataatttttagcagtcatcaaacttggttaatgcagtgtaaaaacttggttaatgcagtaatgaagttggttaatgcacgtccttacatgaacagtgtcgttcgtaatttaaaaaaaaaaaatttttataaatattattattttattttaaaaaacactgttcaccgtataaatacggtgaacagtgtttggtgtaagtattggtgtaagaTTGGGGTGTAAGTATAGCATTACTCTTCTCTAAACTCCCATTTGGACAATACCATGTCATCTTGGGAAAACAACAGTACTGATTGTTGTGAATGGGAAGGAGTTGAATGCAACACCACCACTGGAAGAGTCACCAAACTCAAACTTGACTCTGGTGGTGGACCTTGGCAAGTTAACTACTCTGATTTTAGAATCTTCAAAGATTTGAACACTCTCGATTTGTCAGTTATTAGTATATCCAATTGAACAAGAGCTGATCAAGAAGGTTATTTTTCATACAAATTCTATATTCTAATAATCTGCTACTATGTAAAAAGgaatctattttatttttcactTGGTAACCCTCGTTTTCATTTACACATATTGTTATGCAGGGTTGAAAAATTTGGAAGTTCTTGACTTGAGTGATAATTCTTTCGATAATGCTATGAGCATTCTGTCTTGTCTGGATGGACTTTCGTCTCTTAAATCTCTATCATTAGCTGATCTTACTTTCGACAGCACTTCATTATACAGTGAGGCCAATATAGTTTTCTTTCTTAacagattaattaattaaagagaATCAATAGTTCTTTATTTTGTCCAGCAAATCAACAAACTTATTTGTAGTTATACTGTAGCTTTTCAGATAGTTTTGGAGACAATTTCCTCAAAGTTGCTGCATCTGGAGGTCCTTGACTTAAGTGGAAACAATTTGACAAATGAAATACTTCCTTCACTAAGGGGATTCAAATCTTTGAAAGAACTGTATTTGGATGGCATTAGATTGGACTCAGATCTTCACATACAAGGTAGAATATATTAGCACTTATTATGATAACTAGCAGGTGGTTTTTAACTAACACAATATATTAATTTAACATGTAGAATTATGTGCCACCATATTGAAGAATCTTGAGATTCTTGACATCTCCAACAACAACTTCAATAACACTGATATTGGATCTGCTCTTAGTGGACTTTCTTCCCTTAAGAATTTAAATTTAGCATGGAATGAAATTACTCCGAAATCAATTCATAGTATGTCATACTTTAACTATTTGATTTTTGGGTTAAGTATGTTTAAATTCCTATAAagttagaaattttaatttttagtctcTCATGTAACTTAACGATGGTTTTTACAACTTAGCGACTGAATTAACAATGATTTTTAGCATGAAGAATCAAAAGTTAAATTTTTTAACTTTAGAGGGACAATTCTTTAACGAAATGTTTAGAAGGACGAAAAATGAAAATACCTAATTTTAGAGGGattttaaacatatttaacccttaatttttttcttttattttcttaaaaaatacatGGCCCTTTAATCATGTATGCTTGTATATTGGTAGATATATCAAAACTGAGATCTTTGGAGATTCTTGACTTGGGTGAGAACAATTTGAAGTTATGGCCTGCAGGTTTGTTGTCATTATTTGATGATAATCTATGTTCTTTAAGTTCCATATTCTTAGTGAGTGCAGGTAATGACATGTTCTACATTTTTATATTAGAGAATCATAGATTTGCTTGGCCGTCCGGTTTACAAGTGCTTGTGTTAAACAACAATGATTTCAGCAACGATATTATTTCATCCATAAGTGGTCTTTcacatctcaaatctcttgacgCGAGCAGCAACAACTTGAAAGGATCACTAGATATTACTGGTCAGTATGGATTGATAATCATTTTAGTGATTCACTTTATATGATTAACACTATTTAACCTTGTTCCAATAACATCACTTCacacatgaatcattttatttatATAGTTATTAATTATTCTAACATAATTGATTAATAGTACAACTTTTTTTACATCAATTTTTTACTCTTTTCTTAAATGATTTTAGTACATTTAATTTATcagttaaaattattaataataagatATTTATCTATTGCAGGATAAATatcttattattaataattttaactgATAAATTAAATGTACTAAAATCATTTAAGAAAAGAGTAAAAAATTGATGTAAAAAAAGTTGTACTATTAATCAATTATgttaggtatgatctatatgtatgatctatatgatattatgtttcaatccaacgtttgaatttaaaaaatattaattcaagatgtagttattgaacgggtgtaactcgtggtgtaactctccGGGTGTAATtttatccctcctcatatatatatatatatatatatatatatatatatatatatatatatatatatatatatatatatatatatatatatatatatatatgtctaaAGTTTTTAGAGGTTCTGTATAGGTTAATCACAATTTCTTAATACTGAGGCTTTGTACCGTAGGTCGTCTCATGTTTTTGGAGGTCCTGTGTAGGTTAGTCAAAATTTAAccatgaaaaaatgaaaaaaataaatagaggCTCGTCTTAATCACAATTTGACCtgataaatattttatgaggccCTATTATCTATAGTTTATCCTTAAGAAATTTGAGGCTTTGTGCGGTAGCTCGCCTTGCACACCCTTAAAGATGGCTAATATATATTATTtgctctttttaattttttttaaattaaacctATCTTTAAATTGATAAGAACGAGGCATTGATTTATTGATCGAATTATTAGATTACTGACAGAACCTCGTGATTAAAAACCATACTAAATAGAATATTTCAGTTAAAtaaattggacaatttagacGTATAAGTCAATTTGTATAGCAAAACTATATAATTATTAATCCGGTCAAATCAGATAACTCAATCTCTAAAAAAATCACGAtatttaacaaattttaaaatatcataattttacaaattcattctttaaatttaaattctaaacatAATCATTAGacataacaaaataatataaaatacaaatcaaaatatattttgaacaaagtctaattggaacataaattaaataacaaaataagtgaagtgtctaataaatttaacttaaagaaggaaaaattgttttaaataagttatgaatccacatatattttaaatttatagctTATCCATCATTTTCCAAAATCGTCGGttcaccaattttttttttttataattttggtcggctctatatgatattatgtttcaatccaacggttgaatttaaaaaatattaattcaaaatgtagttattgaatgagtgtaactcgtggtgtaactcttcgggtgtaatttgatccctcctcatatatatatatatatatatatatatatatatatatatatatatatatatatatatatatatatatatatatatatatatatatattagaaaataaattaaatagtatgtaaaaaataaaataaataaattacttaaAATAAGACTTTAAAATAGGATTTTATACTAGCATAGCTTTATAAAAAGACtaaaccaaataaaaaaattctataataaataataagtCATACTAATAATTATATCCGTGCGATGTACAGAAAGTAAATTATCTTAACAAAAatctaatataattttaaaatatagtatataATTAGTAATTATATCTAAATAAGTTtagacataagtaataataaatttgaaaaataatagcaattgaatatgattatattttgaaaaaattgacatCTACATTAGTTATATTCATAATACATTCCATGAgaaagtaataaaaaataaatttaattagtgtatcctaaaaaaaatttaaaccaaaTTACCAAAAATACTAAAGTTCAAACAAgtgaaattaataaattaatttgtttacccTAAAAATTACTTGATATTCAACTTATTATTTTATCTTACATAGTAACAATCTAATTTCATTCCTAAGTTATATATTCTTAATGAGTAATAAATGACATATTTTGAATCTTTTGTCAGAGAATCATGGATTTGCATGGCCTTCCAGTTTACAAGTTATTAGTTTGAGCTCAAATAATTTCAGTAACGATATTATTTCATTCATAAGTGATCTTTCACGTCTCAAATCTCTTGACTTAAGGAGCAACAACTTGAAAGGATCACTAGATATTACTGGTCAGTATTGATTGATAATCATTTTAGTGATTCACTTTATTTGATTACACTATTAAACCTTGTTCCAGTAACATCACTTCacacatgaatcattttatttatataattattaattattcttACATAATTTATTAATAGTGCAACTTTTTTTATCAGTTTTTTACTCTTCTTAAATGATTTaagtacttttaatttattagttaaaattattatttatagtatTTTCTTGTTATTGGATTACATAAGcaaccaatcatcatcaatattcattcataaaataaaatttaagaagAGTTACAaggtaaataattaaaaaaataaatttttttacccacctcttaaccttcttagtcacctctggcgaatttaccaaaatactccttgtttcggaaatacattttcgaaaacgtacttttattgaaaataaaggtgttttcggaaatgcacttccgaaaacacgaaaaaaaaggtgttttcagagatgcattttcgaaaacaccccctttttgagttttcggagatgcatttccgaaaacaccccttttggggagaggggtgtcttcggagatgcatatccgaaatattccaagaccaaattagtcttagaatgtttcggatatacactttcgaaagaattcaataattattaaaaaattaaaatcaatgtgaatcaatacaattaataggtataaaatcaaggtgaatcaataaaatgaaggtgaatcaataaaatcaaggtgaatcaaaattttttaaacaattttaaagttaaaaattatttacctaacttatataaatcaaaaacattttaattttgtaagtaaattttgaattatataaaatttaataattcaaaattaagacaaaatctttttttaaataaaaaatcttttatttaaaaaatcttttattcattaaataaaattaagacaaaatctttttttaattttttaaactaaataaaaaattataactcatttttaattatgaatcataataaaaatatataaatatataataataattattaattttgtaagtgaaatatataaatatataatatataaatatataatgattattataaattaaaacacgcattttttttaatttttataattattatataaatatatttataattaatatataataattattatataaatatataaatatataataatttttataaatatataataattattataattattatataaattaaaacactcaattttttaattttttgtaaatatataataattattataaatatataaataagaaattataactcattttgtaagtgaaattattttaattttttaattaaaattattttaaattttaaaatacgaatcagaatataaatatataataattattattcataactcataaattatatcaaaatatataattattattattcattactcataatttatatcaaatttatgatatgtgaattaattaatatcctaaaattaatttttgggatttttaattttttttttgttttttcgaagatgtatctccaaattaataaaaatttcaatttttgggatttttttcggAAATGCTCTTCcgtgaaaaaatttagaaaaaaaatatttccaaaatgcatttccgaagcggggtaaagtGGGATTTTTCGgtgggggtgaccccataaggaggtgggtaaataaaaaaccttaaaaaaattatgttagtgacttaattcaaattttgtttgatattcttcttctttataaaaaaaattattttttataaaaaaaaataaacaaaaaaaatgtaaGTTATAAATATGATAAACAAATTAGAATTTCAAACAAATCATATTGAGATGTTTTTATCTTATATAGTTTTATCATTTCAATTATTAAAACTACTTTTCACTACAGGAAAATTGACTTTTCGTGACACTCATAATCCGTCACTAAAAGTCAAATATCTGTAGGTAGAAATATAAAAAACTTTTAGTGACACCTCCTTTTGGCGTCAACTTTAAGGGGGTGTGGTGTGATGCTAAACTGATTGTCACTATAACTTTTAGTGACAGACAATATAAAACGTTTGTCACTATATCTTATACTAGTTTAATATGTAGCAAAAGTTATACCTACGACTTTGTGGGTGTCACTAAAgcttatataaatataattttaatatttttaaattttatttttaaaatacaataaattcta
Protein-coding regions in this window:
- the LOC131642699 gene encoding probable inactive leucine-rich repeat receptor kinase XIAO, which codes for MSILSCLDGLSSLKSLSLADLTFDSTSLYTFQIVLETISSKLLHLEVLDLSGNNLTNEILPSLRGFKSLKELYLDGIRLDSDLHIQELCATILKNLEILDISNNNFNNTDIGSALSGLSSLKNLNLAWNEITPKSIHNISKLRSLEILDLGENNLKLWPAENHRFAWPSGLQVLVLNNNDFSNDIISSISGLSHLKSLDASSNNLKGSLDITENHGFAWPSSLQVISLSSNNFSNDIISFISDLSRLKSLDLRSNNLKGSLDITDSYNLDLAISIIVSPSKSP